One part of the Coleofasciculaceae cyanobacterium genome encodes these proteins:
- a CDS encoding ParA family protein: MKKIIAVGNTKGGVGKTTTAVHLADWLHKVKEGEVVFINASFQTGVHDWLDELKISYYQEKDPDELYALAESIDADYVVIDLPGASEIVREVLDYCDFMLTPVQPSALDLKDGIKMINIVHRKRKLRKNLHAAFFLSLVDLRSNAAGDAQAYFNKHKVNLLDTKIRRLKLIRDSPLVLSTAFRQTDAASKLVAHEYESLFKEFFADA; this comes from the coding sequence ATGAAAAAAATAATCGCTGTAGGTAATACCAAAGGTGGTGTTGGTAAAACAACCACTGCGGTTCATCTTGCTGACTGGCTTCATAAGGTAAAAGAGGGCGAGGTTGTGTTCATAAATGCATCTTTTCAAACAGGGGTGCATGACTGGTTAGATGAACTAAAGATCTCCTATTATCAGGAGAAAGACCCAGATGAACTGTATGCTCTGGCAGAAAGTATCGATGCCGATTACGTAGTAATAGATCTTCCTGGGGCATCAGAAATAGTGAGAGAAGTTCTAGATTACTGTGATTTTATGCTAACACCCGTTCAGCCTTCGGCACTCGACTTGAAAGACGGGATCAAAATGATTAACATAGTTCATCGCAAGCGAAAGCTCAGAAAAAACCTTCATGCAGCATTTTTTCTAAGTTTGGTCGATCTAAGGTCAAATGCAGCAGGTGATGCTCAAGCCTATTTCAACAAGCACAAAGTAAATCTTCTCGATACCAAGATTAGAAGACTTAAGTTAATTCGCGATTCTCCCTTGGTACTATCTACCGCATTTCGCCAAACAGATGCTGCTTCTAAACTAGTAGCTCATGAATACGAGAGTTTATTTAAGGAATTTTTTGCTGATGCCTAG
- a CDS encoding ParB/RepB/Spo0J family partition protein, which yields MPRKNKAILADFESPEIVENTLYLDQIGLSDLNPRRYFDPVKIQELADSFQEHEMLTSITVRPVKGKDYPYELVAGERRYRAAKLLGLSTIEVKVRDLSDRASLAIAIEENSNREDLNPIEETWAILKLICLDTQLEKDDVTSLLYKMVKGRDVPTNFQEQVELTFASLKNLSLSTFVKDRLRILKLPEAILSAIERGSLDYTKGILIARIKDETFRDSLLQEAIEQNLSHSEIKAKVSQLQGKKQYDLKNLPTDELINNVKQTYSKLSRKKELWHNPKNRRKIELLLKNLNQLLEV from the coding sequence ATGCCTAGAAAAAACAAAGCAATCTTGGCTGATTTTGAGAGTCCAGAAATTGTTGAGAACACATTGTATCTCGACCAAATTGGACTATCAGATTTGAATCCCCGACGCTATTTCGACCCTGTAAAGATTCAGGAGCTTGCAGATTCATTTCAAGAACACGAGATGCTAACGAGTATCACAGTAAGACCAGTGAAAGGAAAAGATTACCCATATGAACTAGTAGCTGGTGAACGTAGATATAGAGCAGCAAAATTACTGGGTTTATCAACAATTGAGGTAAAGGTTAGGGATTTAAGCGATCGCGCCTCTTTAGCTATTGCCATTGAGGAAAATAGCAATCGAGAAGATCTTAACCCCATAGAAGAAACCTGGGCGATTCTTAAACTAATTTGCTTGGATACTCAATTGGAAAAAGATGATGTAACTTCTCTTCTTTACAAAATGGTAAAAGGTCGCGATGTTCCGACCAATTTTCAAGAACAGGTCGAGTTGACTTTTGCTTCACTCAAAAACTTATCTTTGTCAACATTTGTCAAGGATCGCCTGCGTATCCTCAAGCTTCCTGAAGCTATATTATCGGCAATCGAAAGAGGAAGTCTAGATTATACTAAAGGAATTTTAATTGCCAGGATTAAAGACGAAACATTTCGAGATTCTTTACTACAAGAGGCTATAGAGCAGAATCTTTCTCATAGTGAAATCAAAGCTAAAGTCTCGCAACTTCAAGGCAAAAAGCAATACGACCTTAAAAATTTACCTACTGACGAACTAATAAACAACGTCAAGCAAACTTATAGCAAACTCTCACGTAAGAAAGAACTATGGCATAATCCTAAAAATCGTCGCAAAATCGAGTTACTACTCAAAAATCTAAATCAACTTTTAGAAGTTTAA
- a CDS encoding helicase-related protein, with protein sequence MVQSKLVIGEVIDTWLELAYGKRTVIFAFSTNHSQDITVEFCRRGISAAHIDAKTPAKERERIFTEFAAGNILVITQYSIVTEGVDIVGIEVIQNLRPTNSIVRWFQSIGRALRTAEGKLEAIVIDHSDTYLNLPWPSDRVEWSLDGKPTVEEKTHTAHCPSCQFSFRISEQMFHSRIAICPNCDTYFVFTTKKIRNKQPRIEVIKTVEAQFVEIKRLSSQLFSLLSGRLNNILRQFIEDSILPCVKSSQHQQFLDYIVSYSNNDLLYKSITQLHSIERVDGYFPFIPPTYVPSAPVGVAAEDGAVT encoded by the coding sequence CTGGTACAATCTAAGCTGGTTATTGGTGAGGTAATTGATACTTGGCTAGAATTAGCCTACGGTAAGCGCACGGTAATTTTTGCCTTTAGTACTAATCATTCCCAAGACATTACTGTTGAATTTTGTCGTCGTGGTATCAGTGCAGCACATATCGATGCCAAGACTCCAGCAAAAGAAAGAGAACGAATTTTTACCGAGTTTGCAGCAGGAAATATTTTAGTTATTACTCAATATTCAATTGTTACCGAGGGAGTAGATATAGTGGGAATCGAGGTAATTCAGAATCTACGTCCGACTAACTCGATTGTGCGTTGGTTTCAATCTATTGGCAGAGCTTTAAGAACTGCCGAGGGGAAACTTGAGGCAATTGTCATCGACCATAGCGATACTTACTTAAATCTTCCCTGGCCGAGCGATCGCGTTGAATGGTCGCTCGACGGCAAGCCAACAGTAGAAGAGAAAACTCACACCGCGCACTGTCCGAGTTGTCAGTTTTCTTTTCGCATTAGTGAGCAAATGTTTCATTCACGAATAGCGATTTGTCCCAATTGCGACACTTACTTTGTTTTCACTACTAAAAAAATTCGTAACAAACAGCCAAGAATTGAGGTTATTAAAACTGTTGAGGCTCAATTTGTAGAAATTAAGCGTCTGTCGAGTCAATTGTTCTCTCTCTTATCAGGTCGTTTAAATAATATTCTTCGTCAGTTTATAGAAGACAGTATTTTACCTTGTGTTAAATCAAGCCAGCATCAACAATTCTTAGACTATATCGTTAGTTACTCTAATAACGATTTACTCTACAAATCTATCACCCAGTTGCATTCAATAGAAAGGGTTGATGGTTACTTCCCTTTTATTCCACCTACTTATGTGCCATCTGCGCCCGTAGGAGTTGCTGCAGAAGACGGAGCAGTCACTTAG